A stretch of Anolis sagrei isolate rAnoSag1 chromosome X, rAnoSag1.mat, whole genome shotgun sequence DNA encodes these proteins:
- the LOC132780965 gene encoding zinc finger and SCAN domain-containing protein 2-like: MKEKAYKCTECGKNFGQLGNLKRHQRTHTGEKPYKCLECGKSFTDGGNLRSHQTTHTGEKSYKCLECGQSFARNGHLRSHQRTHTGEKPYKCLECGQSFARKAHLQLHQRTHTGEKPYKCLECGMSFSHNVGLYSHQRTHTGEKPFKCLECGMSFTEGGSLHRHQRTHTGEKPYKCLECGMSFSRSGLLLSHQRTHTGEKPYKCLECGQSFTQSRNLRSHQRIHTGEKPYKCMECGKSFIHSASLCSHRWTHAGEKPYKCMECGQSFSESGSLHKHRWAHTGEKPYKCLVCGNSFTRSGSLHRHQRTHTGEKPYKCMECGQSFSESGSLQKHQSTHTGEKPYKCMVCGNSFTRSGSLHRHNRIHT; this comes from the coding sequence ATGAAGGAAAAAGCATATAAATGTACTGAGTGTGGCAAGAACTTTGGTCAGCTTGGAAATCTGAAGagacatcaaaggacccacactggggagaaaccctataaatgcctggagtgtggaaagagcttcactgatggtggaaatctacgttcacatcagacaactcacactggggaaaagtcctataaatgcttggagtgcggacagagctttgctcgtaatggacatctacgttcacatcaaaggactcacactggggagaaaccctataaatgcctggagtgtggacagagctttgctcggaAGGCACATCTACAGttacatcaaagaactcacactggggagaaaccctataaatgcctggaatgtggtatGAGTTTCAGTCATAATGTAGGTCtatattcacatcaaaggactcacactggagagaaaccctttaaatgcttggagtgtggaatgaGCTTCACTGAGGGTGGaagtctacatagacatcaaaggactcacactggagagaaaccctataaatgcctagagtgcGGAATGAGCTTTTCTCGGAGTGGACTTCTACTttcgcatcaaaggactcacactggggagaaaccctataaatgcctggaatgtgggcagagcttcactcaaaGTAGAAATcttcgttcacatcaaaggattcacactggggaaaaaccctataaatgcatggaatgtggaaagagcttcattcaCAGTGCAAGCCTATGTTCACATCGATGGACTCAtgctggggagaaaccctataaatgcatggagtgtggacagagcttcagtgaGAGTGGAAGTCTACATAAACATCGATGggctcacactggggagaaaccctataaatgtctggtGTGTGGTAATAGCTTCACACGGAGTGGCAGTCtccatagacatcaaaggactcacactggagagaaaccctataagtgcatggagtgtggacagagcttcagcgAGAGTGGAAGTCTACAGAAACATCAAagcactcacactggggagaaaccctataaatgcatggTGTGTGGAAATAGCTTCACA